From one Aeropyrum camini SY1 = JCM 12091 genomic stretch:
- a CDS encoding (Fe-S)-binding protein, protein MARLKLYLALMKTVVEKTGLPVPAPRDVVYRWARGEKPPRRGRAYLFTGGLYQLAPYIRATVRLMERLESIGLLEVGLRASKVVPPGLARLAVRPPGSEVRRAESIVSRIYRMLRPLEVAYPYDADAYSGAILYENGLESSFEKHINRVYRRLRESGVERIVTIDPHTTHIMRTVAPKYVDGYSLEVESYLEVLDRAGGVRLGSSIGEAVIHDPCYYARFENVIGEPRRVAERAGLRLKEPPRAGRMTYCCGGPVEGLMPRLAKRIARARLEELESVSRKIVVACPICMINLGDAAVGRGVEVLDISEALEPVSGSS, encoded by the coding sequence TTGGCCAGGCTGAAGCTCTACCTCGCGTTGATGAAGACGGTTGTCGAGAAGACTGGCCTCCCTGTCCCAGCTCCTAGAGACGTCGTCTACAGGTGGGCCCGCGGCGAGAAGCCTCCCAGGAGGGGTAGGGCCTACCTGTTCACCGGGGGGCTGTACCAGCTCGCCCCCTATATAAGGGCTACCGTACGGTTAATGGAGAGGCTCGAGTCGATAGGGCTGCTGGAAGTTGGGCTCAGGGCTTCTAAGGTTGTGCCGCCAGGGCTGGCTAGGCTTGCCGTGAGGCCCCCGGGTAGCGAGGTTAGGAGGGCAGAGTCCATCGTATCCCGCATCTACAGGATGCTCAGGCCGCTGGAGGTGGCATACCCGTACGACGCCGACGCCTACAGCGGCGCCATACTATATGAAAACGGTCTCGAATCCTCCTTCGAGAAACATATAAACAGGGTTTACCGGCGTCTGCGGGAGTCTGGTGTTGAGAGGATTGTGACCATCGACCCCCACACCACTCACATCATGAGGACCGTCGCGCCGAAGTATGTAGACGGCTATAGCCTCGAGGTCGAGAGCTACCTGGAGGTCCTCGACAGGGCTGGCGGGGTGAGGCTAGGCTCGAGTATCGGGGAGGCCGTGATACACGACCCATGCTACTACGCGAGGTTTGAGAATGTCATAGGGGAGCCCAGGAGGGTGGCCGAGAGGGCTGGCCTCAGGCTTAAAGAGCCCCCGAGGGCGGGGAGGATGACCTACTGCTGCGGCGGGCCTGTGGAGGGTTTGATGCCGAGGCTTGCGAAGAGGATAGCCAGGGCTAGGCTAGAGGAGCTGGAGAGCGTTTCGAGAAAAATTGTAGTTGCATGCCCGATATGTATGATTAACCTTGGCGACGCAGCTGTGGGTAGGGGCGTCGAGGTCCTCGACATCTCTGAGGCTCTAGAGCCCGTCAGCGGCTCCTCCTGA
- a CDS encoding acyl-CoA dehydrogenase family protein has product MDFSLGPDLELFRESLRRGLEKLLGGGRWVEIDEAGVLPAETIRGLGSLGVLALVCPEDLGGQGGGWLEAAIAAEEVGYHDPSMSTAVYTLLNNAWPFILSRHGNPDVAGGIVERVARGEMFFGIASTEPSGGSDVAGIKTRAERDGDSYRVYGEKILISGVREALETLDYGGWLLLARTGGEGHRGLSAFAFTGKWGGRLADGLEYSILDTIGRHGISTGILRLDGVEVPGSRLVGGEGRGFYVAMEGFPLARILVAAANIGAAKWALERAVEWSRERRLFGGRPIASFQGVSFSIAEAFAELEAARLLVYRAAWTADRYVRGEASREELNLYSASAKLKAVDTAFSIFQATMKIIGGISFTKEVDVHRGLLGTLSYLVGAEGAQNIMKYIIARDLIGREYVKL; this is encoded by the coding sequence GTGGACTTCTCCCTAGGTCCCGATTTAGAGCTGTTCAGGGAGAGCCTCAGGAGGGGGCTCGAGAAGCTGTTGGGCGGCGGCAGGTGGGTGGAGATAGATGAGGCTGGAGTTCTCCCTGCGGAGACTATAAGGGGGCTCGGGAGCCTGGGTGTCCTCGCGCTTGTTTGCCCGGAGGACCTCGGGGGGCAGGGCGGCGGGTGGCTTGAGGCTGCTATAGCCGCCGAGGAGGTAGGCTACCACGACCCCAGCATGTCAACCGCCGTCTACACTCTACTTAACAACGCATGGCCCTTCATACTCTCCCGCCACGGGAACCCTGATGTGGCTGGGGGTATAGTTGAGAGGGTTGCTAGGGGGGAGATGTTCTTCGGGATAGCCTCCACCGAGCCCAGTGGTGGCAGCGATGTAGCCGGGATAAAGACGCGGGCGGAGAGGGATGGAGACTCGTATAGGGTGTACGGCGAGAAGATACTCATTAGCGGCGTCAGGGAGGCGTTGGAGACCCTAGACTACGGGGGCTGGCTCCTCCTAGCCAGGACGGGCGGTGAAGGCCACAGGGGGCTCTCCGCCTTCGCATTCACAGGAAAATGGGGTGGCCGCCTGGCAGACGGCCTTGAGTACAGTATCCTCGACACGATCGGGAGACACGGCATATCAACGGGCATACTAAGGCTCGACGGGGTGGAGGTGCCCGGCTCGAGGCTCGTGGGCGGAGAGGGGAGGGGGTTCTATGTTGCTATGGAGGGCTTCCCCCTTGCTAGGATACTCGTGGCGGCCGCGAACATCGGGGCCGCCAAATGGGCTCTTGAGAGGGCTGTCGAGTGGTCTAGGGAGAGGAGGCTCTTCGGGGGAAGGCCTATAGCGTCTTTCCAGGGCGTCAGCTTCTCCATAGCTGAGGCGTTCGCAGAGCTTGAGGCGGCGAGGCTCCTCGTCTACAGGGCCGCCTGGACGGCGGACAGGTATGTCAGGGGTGAGGCGTCTAGGGAGGAGCTTAACCTCTACAGCGCGTCGGCCAAGCTGAAGGCGGTGGACACGGCGTTCTCGATATTCCAGGCCACCATGAAGATAATAGGTGGCATAAGCTTCACTAAGGAGGTGGACGTACACAGGGGCCTGCTAGGCACCCTTTCATACCTCGTGGGGGCGGAGGGAGCCCAGAACATAATGAAGTATATCATAGCGAGGGACCTGATAGGCAGGGAGTATGTGAAGCTCTAG
- a CDS encoding NfeD family protein, producing the protein MAGRLVLLLALLDEAAVILLVVGGAAYLAGRLGLLSPVEAAVMVSPVAIFLAVAAAKAVEAMARRPRVGVDALAGSRGRVVEVREGGRLLVEVEGELWRGTLLRGSVKPGDTVVVRGARGLVLLVEPEEG; encoded by the coding sequence TTGGCTGGAAGGCTCGTCCTGCTTCTTGCCCTTCTGGACGAGGCGGCTGTGATACTGCTTGTTGTAGGGGGCGCCGCCTACCTAGCCGGGAGGCTAGGGCTGCTCTCACCAGTTGAGGCGGCGGTCATGGTCTCACCCGTCGCCATCTTCCTAGCCGTGGCTGCGGCCAAAGCTGTGGAGGCTATGGCCAGGAGGCCCCGGGTGGGGGTGGACGCCCTGGCCGGCTCCAGGGGGAGGGTTGTAGAGGTGAGGGAGGGAGGAAGGCTGCTGGTTGAGGTTGAGGGGGAGCTCTGGAGGGGGACCCTTCTCAGGGGTTCCGTGAAGCCTGGTGATACAGTGGTTGTCAGGGGTGCCCGGGGCCTCGTACTCCTGGTGGAGCCGGAGGAGGGCTAG
- a CDS encoding HD domain-containing protein: protein MKTLGDVLEALSSLSRTGWMLRGVPHQLAETVAEHLFAAAVIAGEMAWMARSQGLPVNPERAVAIALYHDMAESVIGDISRRAGLSREKRDAEARAFAALPVSEEAKKLYREFEEASTLEARIARVAELLATFWRSCVYVRTGFRAGDIGRGSLEEAMALARSWGLLEHVERLVHMLGGEGCLEG from the coding sequence TTGAAGACCCTGGGAGATGTTCTCGAGGCTCTCTCCAGCTTATCCAGGACCGGCTGGATGCTTAGAGGCGTCCCACACCAGCTGGCGGAGACGGTTGCGGAGCACCTCTTCGCCGCCGCGGTTATAGCGGGTGAGATGGCGTGGATGGCCAGGTCCCAGGGCCTCCCCGTCAACCCTGAAAGGGCTGTGGCCATAGCCCTATACCACGACATGGCGGAGAGCGTGATAGGCGATATATCCAGGAGGGCCGGGCTCTCGAGGGAGAAGAGGGATGCCGAAGCGAGGGCCTTCGCCGCCCTCCCGGTGAGTGAGGAGGCTAAGAAGCTGTACAGGGAGTTTGAGGAGGCCTCAACCCTGGAGGCGAGGATAGCCAGGGTGGCCGAGCTGCTTGCCACGTTCTGGAGGTCATGCGTGTACGTGAGAACAGGGTTTAGGGCGGGCGACATAGGCCGGGGCAGCCTCGAGGAGGCCATGGCCCTCGCCCGGAGTTGGGGGCTTCTGGAGCATGTTGAGAGACTCGTCCACATGCTGGGGGGTGAGGGGTGTTTGGAGGGTTGA
- a CDS encoding alpha/beta fold hydrolase, which yields MASEERLSLTSWDGGTTAYITLSPPTGGGDTLFILHGLGENGRVWLYTGRLAASLGVRVVIPDLRGHGGSRPGSGGVSLGAMAMDLEALVKQEGVGRVHLMGFSLGGFVVLEAVDKGLLKPGRGFQSAIMVGALHRPADPEGMRARARLAREKGAEEAARAIAVAVYRGVNREAAYQAALKLLESLGPRVYASIVEELAGRDYSQAFRRLTTEAPTTVVVGSRDPLAASLLEEARRILGPRGRIVVVEGAGHLVHLEAASRLAEDLRTHLDFALGR from the coding sequence GTGGCTTCCGAGGAGAGGCTGAGCCTCACCTCGTGGGACGGGGGCACCACAGCCTACATAACCCTATCCCCCCCGACAGGGGGCGGTGACACCCTGTTCATCCTCCACGGCCTAGGGGAGAACGGTAGGGTCTGGCTCTACACTGGAAGGCTAGCGGCGAGTCTAGGGGTTAGGGTTGTTATCCCCGACCTTAGGGGCCACGGGGGGAGCAGGCCGGGGAGCGGCGGTGTGTCCCTAGGGGCTATGGCTATGGACCTGGAAGCCCTTGTCAAGCAGGAGGGGGTCGGCAGGGTACACCTAATGGGCTTCAGCCTCGGGGGGTTTGTGGTGCTTGAGGCCGTGGACAAGGGCCTCCTGAAGCCGGGGAGGGGTTTTCAGAGCGCAATCATGGTTGGGGCGCTGCACAGGCCTGCGGACCCCGAGGGGATGAGGGCTAGGGCAAGGCTGGCCAGGGAGAAGGGTGCTGAGGAGGCGGCGAGGGCTATAGCTGTAGCCGTATACCGGGGGGTTAACAGGGAGGCCGCCTACCAGGCCGCCCTAAAGCTCCTAGAGAGCCTAGGCCCCCGGGTCTACGCGAGCATAGTCGAGGAGCTGGCTGGCCGCGACTACAGCCAGGCATTCAGGAGGCTTACAACAGAGGCGCCCACCACCGTTGTGGTGGGCTCCAGAGACCCCCTGGCCGCCAGTCTGCTCGAGGAGGCTCGCCGCATACTAGGCCCGCGGGGGAGGATAGTCGTCGTAGAGGGGGCGGGCCACCTTGTCCATCTCGAGGCTGCCTCTAGGCTCGCCGAAGACCTGAGGACACACCTAGACTTCGCCCTCGGCCGCTAG
- a CDS encoding bifunctional ADP-dependent NAD(P)H-hydrate dehydratase/NAD(P)H-hydrate epimerase, with translation MVLCPGVGEARPEDAISTEDMRAYEINAEHLGVSIELLMENAGNAVASLVECLLGGARGARVVILAGKGGNGGDGVAAARRLAARGARVEVHLSHPSGEVSHPAARTMLRGLRASGVPVLEPGSPGWLDLGGVDAVVDALLGIGVKGGLRGGVKAAAEAYNRSAGLKASVDVPTGVDPDTGEAVEGAVRSDYTVSMHRPKKGLFKGSAPLYAGEVLTAEIGIPWGAEHYAGPGDLAARIPRRPRDAHKGVGGRVLVVGGSSEYVGAPILAALAAYAAGVDLVYLASPFSREAALARPEIVPRRLEDAVMTVERVHSVVAGPGMGGEGEELLMQVLAASRERGVPVVVDADGLKTLARRGGSLWGEAVLTPHRGEAKLLLGGEDLPPLKAAREIAARYGATTVVKAPVDAVCTPEGRCRESPWGAPEMSVGGTGDVLAGVIAGFLARRRALGLPPDPLNTAAAALYTVGRAGEVLVAEEGMVHPARLVEAVKRVAAGRGT, from the coding sequence TTGGTCCTGTGCCCCGGGGTTGGAGAGGCTAGGCCTGAGGACGCTATCTCCACCGAGGATATGAGGGCGTATGAGATAAACGCCGAGCACCTAGGGGTCTCCATCGAGCTTCTCATGGAGAACGCTGGAAACGCTGTGGCCAGTCTAGTCGAATGCCTACTAGGGGGAGCCCGGGGGGCGAGGGTGGTTATCCTCGCCGGCAAAGGGGGGAACGGTGGAGACGGTGTTGCAGCGGCCAGGAGGCTTGCCGCCCGTGGGGCTAGGGTTGAGGTCCACCTCTCACACCCCAGCGGCGAGGTGTCGCACCCGGCTGCGAGAACTATGCTCAGAGGGCTTAGGGCGAGCGGCGTGCCGGTGCTCGAGCCAGGCTCCCCTGGCTGGCTAGACCTCGGGGGTGTGGACGCCGTGGTAGACGCGCTCCTAGGCATAGGCGTCAAGGGCGGCCTCAGAGGCGGTGTGAAGGCGGCTGCAGAAGCCTACAACCGGTCTGCGGGGTTGAAAGCCTCGGTTGACGTCCCCACGGGGGTAGACCCCGACACGGGGGAGGCTGTAGAGGGTGCTGTGAGGTCAGACTACACGGTGTCGATGCACAGGCCAAAGAAGGGGCTCTTCAAAGGCTCCGCTCCACTCTACGCTGGCGAGGTCCTCACCGCCGAGATAGGCATACCCTGGGGGGCTGAGCACTATGCAGGCCCCGGAGACCTGGCCGCCAGGATACCCAGGAGGCCGAGGGACGCCCACAAGGGCGTAGGAGGGAGGGTTCTAGTCGTGGGTGGCAGCAGCGAGTACGTAGGCGCCCCCATCCTAGCCGCCCTTGCCGCCTACGCCGCCGGCGTCGACCTAGTCTACCTGGCCTCCCCCTTCTCCAGGGAGGCCGCGCTAGCCAGGCCCGAGATAGTGCCGCGGAGGCTGGAGGATGCGGTGATGACGGTTGAGAGGGTCCACTCGGTGGTGGCAGGGCCGGGGATGGGGGGAGAGGGCGAGGAGTTGCTGATGCAGGTCCTCGCCGCCTCGAGGGAAAGGGGTGTGCCCGTCGTTGTTGACGCCGACGGCCTCAAAACACTGGCCAGAAGAGGGGGCAGTCTCTGGGGGGAGGCGGTGCTAACCCCCCACAGGGGGGAGGCCAAGCTGCTCCTAGGGGGCGAGGACCTCCCGCCCCTAAAGGCTGCCCGGGAGATAGCAGCCCGGTACGGCGCCACCACCGTTGTCAAGGCCCCGGTGGACGCGGTCTGCACGCCCGAGGGTAGGTGCAGGGAGTCGCCATGGGGGGCTCCGGAGATGAGTGTCGGAGGCACTGGCGACGTGCTGGCGGGTGTTATAGCAGGGTTCCTCGCCAGGAGGAGGGCTCTAGGCCTCCCCCCAGACCCCCTAAACACCGCCGCGGCAGCCCTATACACGGTGGGAAGGGCTGGCGAGGTTCTAGTGGCTGAGGAGGGGATGGTGCATCCCGCAAGGCTAGTTGAGGCTGTGAAGAGGGTTGCAGCAGGCCGCGGAACGTAG
- the eif2g gene encoding translation initiation factor IF-2 subunit gamma, whose translation MSVGDKRQPEVNIGVVGHVDHGKTTLVQALTGVWTMRHSEEIRRGMTIKLGYADGEVWECEGCGFPERFSPEPVCECDPQASASLRRRVSYVDAPGHEILMATMLSGAALMDGALLVIAANEPCPQPQTKEHLVALEIIGIKNIVIVQNKVDVVSRERAKESYQEILDFIKGTIAEGSPIIPVSALKRANIDAVLAAIEKFIPTPPRDLDKPPVMYISRSFDVNKPGTPPERLVGGVVGGSIIQGVFRVGDEIEISPGVAVRKPGGRVEYVRLHTTITSLRFGSIEVEEARPGGLVAIGTQLDPSVTKADNLVGNVVGKPGMLPEPLTTLRIEHHLLEKVVGMKEETRVEPIRRGEMLMLSVGTAITLGVVTKAGKDEIELQLRRPVVTWPKARVALSRRIMGRWRLIGWGLVK comes from the coding sequence TTGAGCGTTGGAGACAAGCGCCAGCCCGAGGTAAACATCGGTGTTGTTGGCCACGTAGACCACGGTAAGACCACGCTTGTCCAGGCTCTTACGGGAGTCTGGACTATGAGGCATAGCGAGGAGATAAGGCGTGGCATGACCATCAAGCTGGGCTACGCCGACGGGGAGGTTTGGGAGTGCGAGGGCTGCGGCTTCCCCGAGAGGTTCAGCCCGGAGCCCGTGTGCGAGTGCGACCCGCAGGCAAGCGCCTCCCTGAGGAGGAGGGTCAGCTACGTCGACGCCCCGGGCCACGAGATATTGATGGCGACGATGCTGAGCGGTGCAGCGCTCATGGATGGGGCCCTTCTGGTGATAGCCGCCAACGAGCCCTGTCCACAGCCCCAGACGAAGGAGCATCTGGTCGCTCTTGAGATTATAGGTATAAAGAACATTGTTATCGTCCAGAACAAGGTAGACGTGGTGTCTAGGGAGAGGGCTAAGGAGAGCTACCAGGAGATACTCGACTTTATAAAGGGGACGATAGCCGAGGGGAGCCCGATAATCCCGGTGAGCGCTCTGAAGAGGGCTAACATAGACGCTGTACTGGCCGCGATAGAGAAATTCATACCCACCCCTCCCAGGGACCTGGATAAGCCTCCCGTGATGTACATAAGCAGGAGCTTCGACGTCAACAAGCCGGGCACACCGCCCGAGAGGCTTGTGGGGGGTGTGGTTGGAGGGAGCATTATACAGGGGGTCTTCAGGGTTGGCGACGAGATTGAGATAAGCCCTGGAGTGGCGGTGAGGAAGCCCGGGGGGAGGGTGGAGTATGTGAGGCTCCACACTACCATCACCAGCCTGAGATTCGGAAGTATAGAGGTTGAGGAGGCGAGGCCCGGGGGTCTCGTCGCCATAGGCACTCAGCTCGACCCTAGCGTGACCAAGGCCGACAACCTGGTGGGCAACGTCGTCGGCAAGCCGGGTATGCTGCCCGAGCCCCTCACCACCCTCAGGATAGAGCACCACCTGCTCGAGAAGGTGGTTGGCATGAAGGAGGAGACCAGGGTTGAGCCTATCAGGCGGGGGGAGATGCTAATGCTCTCCGTAGGCACGGCTATAACACTGGGGGTAGTCACGAAGGCTGGGAAGGATGAGATAGAGCTGCAGCTCAGGAGGCCGGTGGTGACATGGCCGAAGGCGAGGGTCGCCCTGAGCAGGAGGATAATGGGGAGGTGGAGGCTCATAGGCTGGGGCCTGGTAAAGTAG
- a CDS encoding S6e family ribosomal protein, translating to MAEERPPLRVVISDPRAGDKVVRVKVKGVDDIEYTDDMRKTKESDRRKLPIARVSRKLFEELNLGEVGVLTLRFKTPDGKKVKVPFKAEVKEDLEDNVVEVNMELLGEAAGELEAEADAFRAKSWQIAVPDEVHVKLAGLEIGDVFDGSLIGMPGLKFKIRGGTDATGIPMHPGVPGSGRYKVLLAGPPGFHPSERGERRRKSVRGRMIPDPRGERRKTALAQLNIVIHYGGKEEA from the coding sequence ATGGCTGAGGAGAGACCTCCACTAAGGGTGGTGATATCCGATCCCCGCGCCGGGGATAAGGTTGTAAGGGTTAAGGTAAAGGGGGTAGACGACATAGAGTATACCGACGATATGAGGAAGACGAAGGAGTCTGACAGGAGGAAGCTCCCCATAGCAAGGGTCAGCAGGAAGCTTTTCGAGGAGCTGAACCTCGGCGAGGTGGGCGTGCTTACCCTGAGGTTCAAGACACCAGACGGCAAGAAGGTGAAGGTCCCGTTCAAGGCGGAGGTGAAGGAGGATCTTGAAGACAATGTTGTCGAGGTTAACATGGAGCTCCTCGGAGAGGCCGCCGGGGAGCTCGAGGCGGAGGCAGACGCGTTTAGAGCCAAGTCCTGGCAGATAGCCGTCCCCGACGAGGTCCACGTGAAGCTAGCAGGCCTCGAGATAGGGGACGTGTTCGACGGAAGCCTCATAGGCATGCCGGGCCTCAAGTTCAAGATAAGAGGTGGGACGGACGCGACGGGAATACCGATGCACCCGGGAGTGCCGGGCTCGGGAAGGTACAAGGTGCTCCTAGCAGGCCCCCCGGGATTCCACCCCAGTGAGAGGGGTGAGAGGAGGAGGAAGAGCGTCAGGGGGAGGATGATACCCGACCCGAGGGGTGAGAGGAGGAAGACGGCGCTAGCCCAGCTTAACATAGTCATCCACTACGGCGGCAAGGAGGAGGCGTGA